The Bacteroides ovatus genomic interval CGGCTAAGGAATTGTTCTTTGATCCTTATAAGAAGAATAAATCTTGTGGCTCATTTATACTGATTGACCCGATCACTAATAATACTTCGGCAGTAGGTATGATTATTGACCGCGTGGAAATGAAAGATATGAGTGACACGGAGGATATTCCGGTATTGGATATGGCAAAACTGGGAATTGCTCCGGAACATTATGAAGCGGTAGAGAAAGTTGTGAAGGAACTGGAACGTCAGGGTCTTGCAGTGCGACTAATAAAATAGATTGTTTAATAATAAATTGAAAACTGAAAATGACAGTATCCTGTCGTCTTTAATTTTTAATTTTTAATTTCGAATTAATAAAGTGGGATTACTCGAATTTAATAAACTTCCGATTAATACATTGGTAGGTGCCGACTGGAAGACATTCAAGGCTATCACCGCCGGGCGTGAAATTGATGCAGCCTACAAAGGTAAATACCGATTGACGAAGGCTGTGTGCCGATTGCTTTCTCCACTGGCGTCATTACAAGACAGGCGTTACGAGAAGTTGCTGGCTAATCAGCCGTTGGAGCATGATCCGGTGTTCATTTTGGGACACTGGCGAAGTGGAACTACATTTGTACATAATGTGTTCTCTTGTGACAAGCATTTTGGGTATAACACTACTTATCAGACTGTATTTCCTCATCTGATGATGTGGGGACAGCCTTTCTTCAAAAAGAATATGAGTTGGCTGATGCCGGATAAGCGTCCGACGGATAATATGGAACTGGCAGTGGATCTTCCCCAGGAAGAGGAGTTTGCTTTGTCGAACATGATGCCTTATACATATTATAATTTCTGGTTCTTGCCGAAATATCAGCAGGAGTATGCCGATAAGTATCTTTTGTTTGATGATATAACGGATGCCGAATTGAAGGTGTTTGAAGAGGTATTCACGAAGTTGATTAAGATTTCTTTGTGGAATACCCAGGGAACTCAATTCCTTAGCAAGAATCCTCCGCATACCGGAAGGGTGAAGGAACTGGTGAAGATGTTCCCTAATGCTAAGTTTATCTACCTGATGCGTAACCCGTATACCGTGTTTGAATCTACACGCAGTTTCTTTACCAATACGATTCAGCCGTTGAAATTACAGGATGTCAGCAATGAACAATTAGAGGAAAATATCATTTCTATTTATGCAAAACTTTATCATAAGTATGAATCGGATAAGAAATTTATTCCGGAAGGGAACTTGATGGAAGTGAAATTTGAAGATTTTGAAGCGGATGCGATGGGAATGACGGAGAATATTTATCAGTCTCTTTCTATCCCCGGATTTGCCGAAGCACGTAGTGATATAGAAAAATATGTGGGCGGAAAGAAGGGATATAAGAAGAATAAGTATAAATATGATGACCGTACGATTCGTTTGGTAGAAGAGAATTGGGATTTTGCTTTGAAACAATGGGATTATAATTTATAAGAAGAAAAAGAAAGGAAAAGTATTGATGATTCAGAAAAACGTTCATCGCCTGTTGATGACAGGTTTCGTTGCATTTATTTCTTCCTTGTCTTTGATGGCGCAACATAAAGTTGAAATGCTTCCTTTTGGGGACATGGATCAATGGGTGGACCGTCAGATAAAGGAGTCGAGTATTATCGGTGGGAATACAAAGAATGTATATGCGATAGGGCCGACAACGGTAATTAAGGGGGATCAGGTTTATAAGAATATGGGCGGATCGCCTTGGGCTACTTCAAATGTGATGGCGAAAGTTGCCGGTATTACGAAAACTAATACTTCGGTATTCCCGGAGAAGCGGGGAGATGGATATTGCGCCCGTTTGGATACGCGCATGGAGAGTGTGAAAGTGTTGGGACTGGTTAATATTACGGTGTTGGCGGCTGGCTCTGTCTTTACCGGTTCGGTGCATGAACCGATTAAGGGTACTAAAAATCCACAGAAAATGTTGCAGACCGGTATTCCGTTTACCAAAAAGCCGGTGGCTCTTCAGTTTGACTATAAAGTGAAGATGTCCGACCGGGAGAATCGTATTCGCGCTACCGGTTTCAGTAAGATTACGGATGTTCCCGGAAAAGATTATCCGGCAGCTATTCTGCTTCTGCAAAAACGTTGGGAAGATGCCAATGGAAATGTGTATGCAAAACGGATAGGGACTATGGTGACTTATTACTATCATTCTACGGACTGGAAAAATAATGCGACCTATGAGATTATGTACGGTGACATCACGAATCGTCCGGAATATAAGTCGCACATGATGCGTTTGCAGGCGACTGAAAGTTATACGGTGAACAGTAAGGGTGAAAGCGTGCCTATTCATGAAGTGGCCTGGGGAAATGAAAATGATGTTCCGACTCATATGTGTCTTCAGTTCACGTCCAGTCATGGAGGAGCCTATATCGGTTCTCCGGGAAATACTCTGTGGATTGACAATGTAAAACTGGTATATTAACAAAGCATATAGACAAAGAATAGAAATAGTCAGTGATCTAATTTCATCACTGGCTATTTTTTTTGTTTTAATTCTTCCACAACAACCCCCTTCAGATGCCTTCTGAAGTTATATTACACTTTTATCGCTCTATAAAATTCTATGAATGAATGAAAATTTACGTGTTTTTTTGTTTGTGTTATATTAAATATCTATATTTGCACTAATTTTAGAAGAAAGGATGACGTTTATTGTCTCTTAATCAGGTGTGGAACATTTGGGTTGTGTATTTAGCCTGTAAGACAATTGAAATATATTATTTACTAAAATAAATTGAGATGAAAAAGGGTTTATTGTTTATTTTATTGGCAGCAGTCTCTGTATGTCTGCCTGCACAAGAAAAAGAAAATGCAGCAAAGAGTTATAGAGTGGAAACTAACCGCTTTGGTGCTAATTGGTTTATTAGTGGTGGCGTTGGTGCGCAAATGTATTTTGGCGACAATGATGGTAAAGCTGACTTCGGAAAACGTCTTGCTCCGGCACTTGACATTGCTGTAGGTAAATGGTTTACTCCAGGTATCGGATTACGTGTAGCTTACAACGGTCTTCAGGCTAAAGGTGCTACTCCTAATGCTAATGGTCCGCTTGTAGACGGAGGACAGTATTCTAATGGCTACTACAAAGAAAAGTGGAATGTGATGAACTTCCATGGAGATGTAATGCTGAATCTTTCCAATATGATTTGTGGTTATAGAGAAGATCGTCTGTATTCATTCATTCCTTATGTAGGAGCTGGATTCGTACATTCAGGAAAAGGCGCAGGTTATGACGAACTGGGTATCAATGCCGGTTTAATCAACCGTTTCCGTCTGTCTTCTGCTTTGGATCTTAACGTTGAATTGCGTGGACTTTTGATGAAAGGCTCATTCGGTAATTCAGGTCCTGAAGGATTGGCTGGTTTGACTGTAGGTGTTACTTACAAGTTTAAGAAACGTGGTTGGGATGCTGTTCCTACTGTACCAATGGTTCCGGAAAGCCAGTTGAACGACATGAGAGACAGAGTGAACGCTTTGAAGGGTGAAAACGAATCTTTGAAACGTGACTTGGTTGAAGCTCGTAACAAGAAACCTGAAGTGATCGTTAAGAAAGAAGCTGGATTCGTTCCACGTCTGGTTGTTGTATTCAATATTGGAAAGAGTAACATCAGCAAGAGAGAATACATGAATATCGAAGCTATGGCTAAGGGCATCAAAGCAACTGATAAAGTATTTACTATAACAGGATATGCTGATAAGGGTACTGGTTCTGCTGAATACAACATGAAGTTGAGTAAGAAGAGAGCTGAAGCTGTTCGTGACCTGATGGTTAATGAATTCGGTGTTCCTGCTTCTCAATTGAAGGTTGATTACAAGGGTGGTGTAGGCAACATGTTCTATGATGATGCTAAGTTAAGCCGTGTAGCTATTGTTGAAGAATAATATACATTTGAAATAATAGAATAAAAGAGACGTTTCCTTTCACGGGAAGCGTCTTTTTTTGTATTTTTGTACCCCATGAGCAGAATAGTAGCAATAGATTATGGTAGAAAGCGTACTGGGATAGCTGTGAGCGATACAATGCAGCTGATTGCAAATGGATTGACGACGGTGCCTACGCATGAACTTCTGAACTTTATCGGTGAATATATAGCTAAGGAACCGGTGGAACGGATTATTATTGGATTGCCCAAGCAAATGAATAATGAGCTTTCGGAGAATATGAAGAATATAGAGCCTTTTGTTCGTTCGCTGAAAAAGCGCTATCCGGATCTTCCGGTCGAATATGTGGATGAACGTTTCACTTCTGTTCTTGCACACCGTACTATGCTGGAGGCAGGGTTGAAGAAAAAAGACCGCCAAAACAAGGCATTGGTGGACGAAATAAGTGCTACTATTATTTTGCAAACATATTTGGAGAGTAAACGTTTTTAGTATAGGACATAGAATAACTTAATTTTTTAGTAGAGTATAAAAGTATGATTTTACCTATTTATGTATATGGTCAACCTGTATTGAGAAAGGTTGCAGAGGACATAACACCGGATTATCCGAATCTGAAAGAGTTGATTGAGAACATGTTCGAAACAATGGTACATGCGGACGGCGTAGGATTGGCTGCTCCACAGATCGGTTTGCCTATTCGCGTGGTTACGATTACATTGGATCCGCTTTCGGAGGAATATCCTGAATTTAAAGACTTTAATAAGGCTTATATCAATCCCCACATTCTGGAAGTAGGGGGTGAAGAAGTGAGTATGGAAGAGGGATGCTTAAGCCTTCCCGGTATTCACGAAACAGTGAAAAGGGGTGATAAAATTCGCGTGAAATATATGGACGAGAATTTTGTGGAGCATGAAGAAGAGGTGGAAGGTTATCTGGCTCGGGTGATGCAACATGAGTTCGATCATTTGGATGGTAAGATGTTCATTGACCATATCTCACCGCTTCGTAAGCAGATGATTAAAGGAAAGCTGAATACGATGTTGAAGGGAAAAGCACGCAGTTCATATAAGATGAAACAGGTGAAATAAAGATAAAAAACGTTTATATCCCTGTTAAGTAAGCGAAAAGCATTATTTTTGCTTCGTTTACAAGCATAAAATATCAATGGTAAAAAGAATCTTAACAGTTTTATTACTGTTCCCAACGCTGGTGTGTGCTCAAATAAATACGGATCGGGTGATGACTATTGCCCGAAACGCTCTTTATTTTGAGGACTATGTACTTTCTATTCAGTATTTTAACCAGGTTATTAACGCTAAGCCTTATCTGTATGAACCTTATTTCTTCAGGGCATTGGCCAAACTGAATCTGGAGGATTTTCAGGGTGCTGAAGCAGACTGTGATGCAGCTATCCAGCGTAATCCATTTGTGGTGGGTGCTTATCAGATTCGTGGTTTGGCAAGGATTCGTCAGAATAAATTTGATGGAGCGATTGAGGATTATAAGAAAGCGTTGCATTATGATCCGGAGAATATTACCTTATGGCATAATCTGACATTATCTCATATCCAGAAGAAGGATTATGATGCTGCGAAAGAGGATTTGGAAAGTTTGTTGAAGGTGTCTCCACGTTATACCCGTGCTTATTTGATGAGGGGGGAGGTGTCTTTGCAACAGAAAGATACAATTGCTGCCTTGAATGACTTCAATAAGGCGCTTGAACTGGATAAATATGATCCGGATGCTTGGGCTGCAAGAGCGATTGTTAAATTACAACAGGCTAAGTATGCGGAAGCGGAAGCGGATTTCAACCGTGCTATTCCGTTGAGTGCTAAGAATGCAGGAAATTATATAAACCGTGCATTGGCACGTTTTCATCAGAATAATTTAAGAGGTGCCATGAGCGATTATGATCTGGCATTGGATATTGACCCGAATAACTTTATCGGTCATTATAATCGCGGATTGTTACGTGCACAGGTAGGAGATGATAACCGGGCTATCGAAGACTTCGACTTTGTTATCAAGATGGAGCCGGATAATATGATGGCTGTCTTTAACCGTGGTTTGCTTCGTGCGCAAACGGGTGATTATCGCGGAGCTATACAAGATTACACAACTGTTATCAATCAGTATCCGAACTTCCTGGCTGGATATTATCAACGTTCGGAAGCTCGCAGAAAGATTGGAGATAAGAAGGGTGCGGAGCAGGATGAATTTAAAGTCATGAAGGCGCAGATCGACAAGCAGAACGGTGTGACGAATAAGGATGTAGCACAGAACAAGGATAAGGAAAATGATGAGGAAGGCGGAGAGAAGACCCGTAAGAAATCCGATAAGAATATGAATAACTATCGTAAGATAGTGATTGCGGATGATTCTGAAGCCGAACAACGCTATACAAGTGATTATCGGGGTCGTGTGCAGGATAAGAACGTAAATATAACGCTGGAACCGATGTTCGCTTTGACTTATTATGAGAAGATGAGTGACGTGAAACGTTCGGTGAACTTCCACAAATATATTGAAGACTTGAACCGTACGGGTATACTTCCGAAACGTCTTCGTATCACAAATATGGAAGCTCCGCTGACGGAAGAACAGGTGAAGGTGCATTTTGCCTTGATTGATACGCACACATCGGCGATTGTGGAAGATGACAAGAATGCTTCGAAACGTTTTGCCCGTGCGATTGATTTTTATCTGGTGCAGGACTTCTCGAGTGCGGTTTCCGATTTGACCCAGACGATCTTGCTGGATGGTGATTTCTTCCCGGCATATTTTATGCGTGCGCTGATCCGTTGTAAACAGTTGGAGTATCAGAAGGCTGAACAAGCTGTCGAAACAGATGTTGTTCCGGGTGATAATAAGCGTAAAGAGATTACCGCAGTAGATTATGAAGTGGTCAGAAAAGACTTGGATAAGGTGATTAATCTGGCTCCGGACTTTGTATACGCATATTATAATCGTGCTAATGTTTCTGCCATGTTGAAAGATTACCGTGCCGCAATTATCGACTACGATAAGGCGATCGAGCTAAATCCTGATTTTGCGGATGCTTATTTCAACCGTGGACTGACTCATATTTTCTTAGGAAATAATAAGCTGGGTATTTCAGATTTGAGTAAAGCCGGTGAGTTGGGGATTGTTTCTGCTTATAATGTTATCAAACGTTTTACAGATCAATCGGAATAACATTTTTTTGATAAAAAATAGAAAACTCAAAAGATTTAGTTACTTTTGCGTTCAAATTGTGAAAATATAACATCATCATATTATGATAAAGATAACATTTCCCGATGGCTCCGTTCGTGAGTATAACGAAGGAGTGAACGGTTTACAGATTGCTGAAAGTATCAGCTCGCGTCTGGCACAGGAAGTGCTGGCATGTGGCGTGAACGGCGAGACTTATGATTTAGGACGTCCTATTAATGAAGATGCTAATTTTGTTCTTTATAAATGGGATGATGAAGAAGGTAAGCATGCATTCTGGCATACAAGTGCACACTTGTTGGCGGAAGCTTTGCAGGAACTTTATCCGGGTATCCAGTTTGGTATCGGACCGGCTATTGAAAACGGATTCTACTATGATGTGGATCCGGGTGAAGCGGTAATTAAAGAAAGCGACCTTCCTGCCATTGAGGCTAAAATGTTGGAACTGGCTGCTAAGAAAGAAGACGTAGTCAGAAAAAGCATCGCAAAAACGGATGCTCTGAAAATGTTTGGTGATCGTGGCGAAACATATAAATGTGAATTGATTTCTGAACTGGAAGACGGACACATTACGACTTATACGCAGGGTGCGTTTACTGACCTTTGTCGTGGTCCTCACTTGATGACGACTGCTCCGATCAAGGCTATCAAGTTGACCTCAGTGGCTGGTGCTTACTGGCGCGGTCATGAAGATCGTAAGATGCTGACCCGTATTTATGGTATCACGTTCCCGAAGAAAAAAATGCTGGATGAATATCTGGTATTGCTGGAAGAAGCGAAGAAGCGTGATCACCGTAAGATCGGTAAGGAGATGCAGTTGTTTATGTTCTCCGAAACTGTAGGTAAGGGACTTCCTATGTGGTTGCCGAAAGGTACTGCATTGCGTCTGCGTCTGCAAGAGTTCTTGCGTCGTATTCAGACACGTTACGATTATCAGGAAGTAATCACTCCGCCAATTGGTAATAAATTGCTGTATGTGACTTCAGGTCACTATGCAAAATATGGTAAGGATGCATTCCAGCCTATTCATACTCCGGAAGAGGGTGAAGAGTATTTCTTGAAACCAATGAACTGCCCTCACCACTGTGAGATTTACAAGAACTTCCCACGTTCATATAAGGACCTTCCATTGCGTATTGCAGAATTTGGTACGGTTTGTCGTTATGAACAAAGTGGTGAGTTACATGGTTTAACTCGTGTACGTAGCTTTACACAGGATGATGCGCATATCTTCTGCCGTCCGGAACAAGTGAAAGATGAATTCCTTCGTGTGATGGATATCATATCTATCGTGTTCCGTTCTATGGATT includes:
- a CDS encoding PCMD domain-containing protein, whose translation is MIQKNVHRLLMTGFVAFISSLSLMAQHKVEMLPFGDMDQWVDRQIKESSIIGGNTKNVYAIGPTTVIKGDQVYKNMGGSPWATSNVMAKVAGITKTNTSVFPEKRGDGYCARLDTRMESVKVLGLVNITVLAAGSVFTGSVHEPIKGTKNPQKMLQTGIPFTKKPVALQFDYKVKMSDRENRIRATGFSKITDVPGKDYPAAILLLQKRWEDANGNVYAKRIGTMVTYYYHSTDWKNNATYEIMYGDITNRPEYKSHMMRLQATESYTVNSKGESVPIHEVAWGNENDVPTHMCLQFTSSHGGAYIGSPGNTLWIDNVKLVY
- a CDS encoding sulfotransferase family protein — encoded protein: MGLLEFNKLPINTLVGADWKTFKAITAGREIDAAYKGKYRLTKAVCRLLSPLASLQDRRYEKLLANQPLEHDPVFILGHWRSGTTFVHNVFSCDKHFGYNTTYQTVFPHLMMWGQPFFKKNMSWLMPDKRPTDNMELAVDLPQEEEFALSNMMPYTYYNFWFLPKYQQEYADKYLLFDDITDAELKVFEEVFTKLIKISLWNTQGTQFLSKNPPHTGRVKELVKMFPNAKFIYLMRNPYTVFESTRSFFTNTIQPLKLQDVSNEQLEENIISIYAKLYHKYESDKKFIPEGNLMEVKFEDFEADAMGMTENIYQSLSIPGFAEARSDIEKYVGGKKGYKKNKYKYDDRTIRLVEENWDFALKQWDYNL
- a CDS encoding tetratricopeptide repeat protein, with the translated sequence MVKRILTVLLLFPTLVCAQINTDRVMTIARNALYFEDYVLSIQYFNQVINAKPYLYEPYFFRALAKLNLEDFQGAEADCDAAIQRNPFVVGAYQIRGLARIRQNKFDGAIEDYKKALHYDPENITLWHNLTLSHIQKKDYDAAKEDLESLLKVSPRYTRAYLMRGEVSLQQKDTIAALNDFNKALELDKYDPDAWAARAIVKLQQAKYAEAEADFNRAIPLSAKNAGNYINRALARFHQNNLRGAMSDYDLALDIDPNNFIGHYNRGLLRAQVGDDNRAIEDFDFVIKMEPDNMMAVFNRGLLRAQTGDYRGAIQDYTTVINQYPNFLAGYYQRSEARRKIGDKKGAEQDEFKVMKAQIDKQNGVTNKDVAQNKDKENDEEGGEKTRKKSDKNMNNYRKIVIADDSEAEQRYTSDYRGRVQDKNVNITLEPMFALTYYEKMSDVKRSVNFHKYIEDLNRTGILPKRLRITNMEAPLTEEQVKVHFALIDTHTSAIVEDDKNASKRFARAIDFYLVQDFSSAVSDLTQTILLDGDFFPAYFMRALIRCKQLEYQKAEQAVETDVVPGDNKRKEITAVDYEVVRKDLDKVINLAPDFVYAYYNRANVSAMLKDYRAAIIDYDKAIELNPDFADAYFNRGLTHIFLGNNKLGISDLSKAGELGIVSAYNVIKRFTDQSE
- the ruvX gene encoding Holliday junction resolvase RuvX, with the translated sequence MSRIVAIDYGRKRTGIAVSDTMQLIANGLTTVPTHELLNFIGEYIAKEPVERIIIGLPKQMNNELSENMKNIEPFVRSLKKRYPDLPVEYVDERFTSVLAHRTMLEAGLKKKDRQNKALVDEISATIILQTYLESKRF
- the thrS gene encoding threonine--tRNA ligase — encoded protein: MIKITFPDGSVREYNEGVNGLQIAESISSRLAQEVLACGVNGETYDLGRPINEDANFVLYKWDDEEGKHAFWHTSAHLLAEALQELYPGIQFGIGPAIENGFYYDVDPGEAVIKESDLPAIEAKMLELAAKKEDVVRKSIAKTDALKMFGDRGETYKCELISELEDGHITTYTQGAFTDLCRGPHLMTTAPIKAIKLTSVAGAYWRGHEDRKMLTRIYGITFPKKKMLDEYLVLLEEAKKRDHRKIGKEMQLFMFSETVGKGLPMWLPKGTALRLRLQEFLRRIQTRYDYQEVITPPIGNKLLYVTSGHYAKYGKDAFQPIHTPEEGEEYFLKPMNCPHHCEIYKNFPRSYKDLPLRIAEFGTVCRYEQSGELHGLTRVRSFTQDDAHIFCRPEQVKDEFLRVMDIISIVFRSMDFQNFEAQISLRDKVNREKYIGSDDNWEKAEQAIIEACAEKGLPAKIEYGEAAFYGPKLDFMVKDAIGRRWQLGTIQVDYNLPERFELEYMGSDNQKHRPVMIHRAPFGSMERFVAVLIEHTAGKFPLWLTPEQVVILPISEKFNEYAEQVKMYLKIHEIRAIVDDRNEKIGRKIRDNEMKRIPYMLIVGEKEAENGEVSVRRQGEGDKGTMKFEEFAKILNEEVQNMINKW
- a CDS encoding OmpA family protein — translated: MKKGLLFILLAAVSVCLPAQEKENAAKSYRVETNRFGANWFISGGVGAQMYFGDNDGKADFGKRLAPALDIAVGKWFTPGIGLRVAYNGLQAKGATPNANGPLVDGGQYSNGYYKEKWNVMNFHGDVMLNLSNMICGYREDRLYSFIPYVGAGFVHSGKGAGYDELGINAGLINRFRLSSALDLNVELRGLLMKGSFGNSGPEGLAGLTVGVTYKFKKRGWDAVPTVPMVPESQLNDMRDRVNALKGENESLKRDLVEARNKKPEVIVKKEAGFVPRLVVVFNIGKSNISKREYMNIEAMAKGIKATDKVFTITGYADKGTGSAEYNMKLSKKRAEAVRDLMVNEFGVPASQLKVDYKGGVGNMFYDDAKLSRVAIVEE
- the def gene encoding peptide deformylase, giving the protein MILPIYVYGQPVLRKVAEDITPDYPNLKELIENMFETMVHADGVGLAAPQIGLPIRVVTITLDPLSEEYPEFKDFNKAYINPHILEVGGEEVSMEEGCLSLPGIHETVKRGDKIRVKYMDENFVEHEEEVEGYLARVMQHEFDHLDGKMFIDHISPLRKQMIKGKLNTMLKGKARSSYKMKQVK